The genomic stretch ATTGACGCTAGGATTTATCACGGCGATCGCAGCGCCCGCACTCACACCAATAAATTTCCGCAAAGTTGGCATAGTTCCTCAGTTCAATCCACAATCCCAGATCAAAAATGTCCTGGCTCAAGCAGAGACTCCATAAGCAGGATACTGGGTTACCTAGGAACTTGGCAATCGGTTTTCCCTATTCCCTAGAGATTTGCTGGTAGGATAAACCGACATAAGATTGAATCTCAAGTAAAGATTACAAACTGTGGTGTAAGCGAGTGAACAACATTCCCCCTGTTGATTTAACCCAGCAATACCAAGCGATCGCCTCGGAGGTGGAAGCAGCGGTACTAGAACTTTTGCCTTCGGGTCGCTACATTGGTGGCCCTGTGGTGGAGTCCTTTGAAAAACAGTTGGCCCAAGCTGTGGGTGTAAATTGCTGTGTGGCTTGTAATTCGGGGACGGATGCTTTGTATTTAGCCCTGCGAGCAGTGGGAGTCGGGCCCGGAGATGAGGTGATTACGACCCCGTTTACGTTTATTGCCACAGCCGAAACGATCGCCATGGTGGGGGCTACTCCCGTATTTGTCGATGTAGAGGAGGAGTCGTTTAATCTGGATCTGTCCCAAGTAGAGGCAGCGATTACTGAGAACACTAAGGCCATTATTCCCGTACATTTGTTTGGCCGACCTGTGAATATGACTCGGTTGATGGCGATCGCCAAAACTCATAATCTTAAGGTCATTGAAGATTGTGCCCAAGCTGCTGGCGCAACCTGGGCGGGTTCTCCCGTGGGCAGTTGGGGGGATATCGGCTGTTTTAGCTTTTACCCGACTAAGAATTTAGCCGCTTGCGGGGATGGCGGAGCGCTGACGACTCAGGATTTGGCGATCGCCGATCGGGTGCATCTATTGCGCGATCATGGGCGGCGCAGTGGCTATGTTTATGAGGTGACCGGGGTAAATTCCCGTTTAGATGCAATACAAGCAGCAATCTTAAAAATTAAGCTTAAGTATCTGCCCCAATGGAATCAGCACCGTAGGGAAGTTGCCTATCGTTATCATGAATTATTGGCATCAGTTTC from Roseofilum reptotaenium CS-1145 encodes the following:
- a CDS encoding DegT/DnrJ/EryC1/StrS family aminotransferase, whose protein sequence is MNNIPPVDLTQQYQAIASEVEAAVLELLPSGRYIGGPVVESFEKQLAQAVGVNCCVACNSGTDALYLALRAVGVGPGDEVITTPFTFIATAETIAMVGATPVFVDVEEESFNLDLSQVEAAITENTKAIIPVHLFGRPVNMTRLMAIAKTHNLKVIEDCAQAAGATWAGSPVGSWGDIGCFSFYPTKNLAACGDGGALTTQDLAIADRVHLLRDHGRRSGYVYEVTGVNSRLDAIQAAILKIKLKYLPQWNQHRREVAYRYHELLASVSGIVLPQEIEGGESVWNQYTIRIKDRQELDSDYRNRIQLRLREQGVIASVYYPLPLHLQPVYQDLGYQPHQLAISEQLSQEVLSLPMFPELTLEQQKRVVDCLKNIL